The following proteins are encoded in a genomic region of Athene noctua chromosome 9, bAthNoc1.hap1.1, whole genome shotgun sequence:
- the TAT gene encoding tyrosine aminotransferase isoform X1 — protein sequence MDSYLIQVNGHGDHAPVLDVHLKTNGNSVSLGKVKGRKPRWAVRASEMSKKTFNPVRAIVDSMKVEPNPKKAMISLSLGDPTVFGNLPTNDEVTRAMKEALDSGHYNGYAPSVGYQSCREAVAAYYNCPEAPLEAQDVILTSGCSQAIELALAVLANPGQNILVPRPGFSLYKTLALSMGIEVKLYNLLPEKAWEIDLEHLESLVDEKTACLIVNNPSNPCGSVFSKSHLQKILAVASRQCVPVLADEIYGDMVFADCKYEPIATLSTNVPILSCGGLAKRWLVPGWRMGWILIHDRRDIFGNEIRDGLVRLSQRILGPCTIVQGALERILHRTPPEFYHNTLSILKSNADLCYAALSAIPGLQPVRPAGAMYLMVEIEMEHFPEFENDVEFTERLISEQSVFCLPATCFEYPNFFRVVITVPEEMILEACSRIQEFCEMHYQGAEGAQDLECDK from the exons ATGGACTCATACCTGATCCAAGTGAATGGCCACGGAGATCATGCCCCTGTGCTGGATGTTCATCTCAAGACCAATGGCAACAGCGTATCACTGGGGAAGGTGAAGGGCCGGAAGCCAAGATGGGCTGTCAGGGCTTCTGAAATGTCAAAGAAGACTTTCAATCCTGTCCGAGCCATCGTAGACAGCATGAAGGTGGAGCCTAACCCAAAGAAAGCTATGATCTCCTTGTCCTTAG GAGACCCAACGGTCTTTGGAAACCTTCCCACAAATGACGAGGTCACACGGGCTATGAAGGAGGCTTTGGACTCAGGACATTACAACGGTTATGCTCCATCCGTTG GCTACCAGTCCTGCCGGGAAGCAGTGGCCGCATACTACAACTGCCCAGAGGCACCACTGGAGGCCCAG GATGTCATCTTGACAAGCGGCTGCAGCCAGGCCATAGAGCTTGCCTTGGCAGTGCTGGCCAACCCAGGACAGAACATCCTGGTGCCACGGCCCGGCTTCTCCCTCTACAAGACTCTGGCACTGTCTATGGGGATTGAGGTCAAACTCTACAACCTCTTG CCCGAGAAGGCCTGGGAAATTGATTTGGAGCATTTGGAATCTCTGGTGGATGAGAAGACAGCTTGCCTCATTGTGAACAACCCATCAAACCCCTGTGGCTCTGTGTTCAGCAAGAGCCATCTCCAGAAGATCCTGGCAG TGGCGTCAAGACAGTGCGTGCCTGTCCTTGCTGACGAGATCTATGGAGACATG GTGTTTGCGGACTGCAAATATGAACCCATTGCAACTCTCAGCACCAACGTGCCAATCTTGTCCTGTGGTGGCTTGGCAAAGCGATGGCTAGTCCCTGGCTGGCGGATGGGCTGGATCCTGATTCATGACAGAAGAGACATCTTTGGTAATGAG ATCAGGGATGGCCTTGTAAGACTGAGCCAAAGGATCCTAGGACCCTGTACAATTGTCCAAGGAGCACTGGAACGTATCTTGCACCGAACACCCCCTGAATTCTACCACAACACCCTCAGCATCCTCAAG tcCAATGCTGACCTTTGTTATGCTGCCTTATCAGCTATCCCTGGCCTCCAGCCTGTCCGGCCTGCCGGAGCCATGTACCTCATG GTTGAGATTGAGATGGAGCATTTCCCTGAGTTTGAAAATGACGTGGAGTTCACTGAGCGGCTCATCTCGGAGCAGTCTGTGTTCTGCTTGCCAGCCACG TGCTTTGAATACCCAAACTTCTTCCGTGTGGTGATCACCGTGCCCGAGGAGATGATCTTGGAGGCCTGCAGTCGCATTCAGGAGTTCTGTGAGATGCACTACCAGGGTGCTGAGGGGGCCCAGGATCTGGAGTGCGACAAGTAG
- the TAT gene encoding tyrosine aminotransferase isoform X2: MDSYLIQVNGHGDHAPVLDVHLKTNGNSVSLGKVKGRKPRWAVRASEMSKKTFNPVRAIVDSMKVEPNPKKAMISLSLGDPTVFGNLPTNDEVTRAMKEALDSGHYNGYAPSVGYQSCREAVAAYYNCPEAPLEAQDVILTSGCSQAIELALAVLANPGQNILVPRPGFSLYKTLALSMGIEVKLYNLLPEKAWEIDLEHLESLVDEKTACLIVNNPSNPCGSVFSKSHLQKILAVASRQCVPVLADEIYGDMVFADCKYEPIATLSTNVPILSCGGLAKRWLVPGWRMGWILIHDRRDIFGNEIRDGLVRLSQRILGPCTIVQGALERILHRTPPEFYHNTLSILKVEIEMEHFPEFENDVEFTERLISEQSVFCLPATCFEYPNFFRVVITVPEEMILEACSRIQEFCEMHYQGAEGAQDLECDK, from the exons ATGGACTCATACCTGATCCAAGTGAATGGCCACGGAGATCATGCCCCTGTGCTGGATGTTCATCTCAAGACCAATGGCAACAGCGTATCACTGGGGAAGGTGAAGGGCCGGAAGCCAAGATGGGCTGTCAGGGCTTCTGAAATGTCAAAGAAGACTTTCAATCCTGTCCGAGCCATCGTAGACAGCATGAAGGTGGAGCCTAACCCAAAGAAAGCTATGATCTCCTTGTCCTTAG GAGACCCAACGGTCTTTGGAAACCTTCCCACAAATGACGAGGTCACACGGGCTATGAAGGAGGCTTTGGACTCAGGACATTACAACGGTTATGCTCCATCCGTTG GCTACCAGTCCTGCCGGGAAGCAGTGGCCGCATACTACAACTGCCCAGAGGCACCACTGGAGGCCCAG GATGTCATCTTGACAAGCGGCTGCAGCCAGGCCATAGAGCTTGCCTTGGCAGTGCTGGCCAACCCAGGACAGAACATCCTGGTGCCACGGCCCGGCTTCTCCCTCTACAAGACTCTGGCACTGTCTATGGGGATTGAGGTCAAACTCTACAACCTCTTG CCCGAGAAGGCCTGGGAAATTGATTTGGAGCATTTGGAATCTCTGGTGGATGAGAAGACAGCTTGCCTCATTGTGAACAACCCATCAAACCCCTGTGGCTCTGTGTTCAGCAAGAGCCATCTCCAGAAGATCCTGGCAG TGGCGTCAAGACAGTGCGTGCCTGTCCTTGCTGACGAGATCTATGGAGACATG GTGTTTGCGGACTGCAAATATGAACCCATTGCAACTCTCAGCACCAACGTGCCAATCTTGTCCTGTGGTGGCTTGGCAAAGCGATGGCTAGTCCCTGGCTGGCGGATGGGCTGGATCCTGATTCATGACAGAAGAGACATCTTTGGTAATGAG ATCAGGGATGGCCTTGTAAGACTGAGCCAAAGGATCCTAGGACCCTGTACAATTGTCCAAGGAGCACTGGAACGTATCTTGCACCGAACACCCCCTGAATTCTACCACAACACCCTCAGCATCCTCAAG GTTGAGATTGAGATGGAGCATTTCCCTGAGTTTGAAAATGACGTGGAGTTCACTGAGCGGCTCATCTCGGAGCAGTCTGTGTTCTGCTTGCCAGCCACG TGCTTTGAATACCCAAACTTCTTCCGTGTGGTGATCACCGTGCCCGAGGAGATGATCTTGGAGGCCTGCAGTCGCATTCAGGAGTTCTGTGAGATGCACTACCAGGGTGCTGAGGGGGCCCAGGATCTGGAGTGCGACAAGTAG
- the CHST4 gene encoding carbohydrate sulfotransferase 4, translated as MLQEDLLRSLATVMKSRRVQVFLILAVLSFLLIHFHFLPCSNNAPMEEKPSPVHILILSSWRSGSSFTGQIFSQHPSVFYLMEPAWHVWVTMYQNSAKVLHMAVRDLVRSVFLCDMSVFDAYMSSQKKKSDLFQWETSRALCSPPACDLFSRSDIITAGNCKTICGKYPFSKVEEACKTYSHVAIKEVRFFDLKVLYPLLTDPSLNLKIIHLVRDPRAVFRSRENTVGDLQRDSNIVVGSQRTKGEMGPYNTMEVICKSQVEIYKAGSRAIPSFLKDRYLLVRYEDIVRDPLARAAQMYRFAELHFTPELQKWVHNITHGKGQGAQAFEIGSRDALRVSQAWRKTLPFQKIEKVQNVCKDAMELLGYRLLQSEEEQKNMTLDLLFAQNSFE; from the exons ATGCTTCAGGAGGACTTGTTAAG GTCCCTTGCAACTGTGATGAAGTCTAGAAGGGTGCAGGTGTTCCTGATTCTGGCAGTTCTGTCCTTCCTTCTGATCCACTTCCACTTCCTACCCTGCAGCAACAATGCCCCCATGGAAGAAAAACCTTCTCCGGTCCACATCCTCATTCTCTCCTCCTGGCGGTCAGGATCTTCCTTCACTGGACAAATCTTCAGCCAGCACCCCAGTGTCTTCTACCTGATGGAGCCCGCGTGGCATGTGTGGGTTACGATGTACCAGAACAGTGCTAAGGTCTTGCACATGGCAGTGCGGGACCTAGTCAGGTCAGTCTTTCTGTGTGACATGTCTGTATTTGATGCTTACATGTCTAGCCAGAAGAAAAAGTCTGATTTATTTCAGTGGGAGACAAGCCGAGCCTTGTGCTCCCCCCCTGCCTGTGACTTATTCAGTCGCAGTGACATAATCACTGCAGGCAACTGCAAAACAATCTGTGGCAAATACCCGTTCAGCAAGGTGGAGGAGGCTTGTAAAACTTACAGCCATGTTGCCATCAAGGAAGTTCGGTTCTTTGACCTGAAAGTTCTCTACCCCCTTCTCACTGATCCATCCCTGAACCTCAAAATCATCCACTTGGTCCGTGATCCTCGGGCTGTGTTCAGGTCCCGAGAGAATACAGTGGGAGACCTGCAACGTGACAGTAACATTGTTGTGGGGTCCCAGAGGACAAAGGGAGAAATGGGGCCTTACAACACAATGGAAGTCATCTGCAAAAGCCAAGTTGAGATTTACAAGGCAGGCAGTCGGGCCATTCCCAGCTTCCTGAAAGACCGCTACCTGCTGGTTCGCTACGAAGACATTGTCAGAGACCCGCTAGCGAGGGCTGCTCAGATGTACAGATTTGCAGAACTCCATTTCACACCTGAACTCCAGAAGTGGGTGCACAACATCACCCATGGCAAAGGGCAAGGAGCACAGGCCTTTGAAATTGGGTCCAGAGATGCACTAAGAGTATCCCAGGCCTGGAGGAAGACCCTTCCCTTccagaaaatagaaaaagtgCAAAATGTGTGCAAGGATGCAATGGAATTGCTGGGCTACCGGCTTCTTCAGTCTGAAGAAGAGCAAAAAAATATGACACTGGATCTTTTGTTTGCCCAGAACTCCTTTGAGTAA